The Manihot esculenta cultivar AM560-2 chromosome 11, M.esculenta_v8, whole genome shotgun sequence genome includes a region encoding these proteins:
- the LOC110627143 gene encoding uncharacterized protein LOC110627143: protein MANCINDTCVAVRPAAYVNLLKSPEFEMEFGRFSGSYKYKGSRPSLHGHPRVVDSRSCRQMYLRSYTFSRKESVPEKTKKCIGKVRERIKNRRSKKRSSSSSSSSSSSSSSSSPSKASKIKNRGFSKRESLRRVSCAALISTFRRLLSCTTKVDVAEPGDA, encoded by the coding sequence ATGGCCAACTGCATCAATGATACTTGTGTTGCAGTCCGGCCGGCCGCCTACGTGAACCTCCTCAAGTCGCCGGAATTTGAGATGGAGTTTGGGAGATTTTCTGGGAGCTACAAGTACAAGGGCAGCCGGCCTAGTTTGCATGGGCACCCTAGGGTTGTGGATAGCAGATCATGCAGACAAATGTACTTAAGAAGCTATACGTTCTCAAGAAAAGAAAGTGTTCCTGAGAAGACCAAGAAGTGTATAGGCAAagttagagagagaatcaagaatAGAAGGTCAAAAAAgagatcatcatcatcttcttcttcttcttcttcttcttcttcttcttcttctccttcaaaaGCCAGCAAAATCAAGAACAGAGGCTTTAGTAAAAGAGAGTCTTTAAGGAGAGTGTCATGTGCAGCTTTGATCTCTACGTTCAGGAGATTGTTATCTTGCACGACCAAGGTTGATGTTGCTGAACCCGGAGATGCATAA
- the LOC110627131 gene encoding calcium-transporting ATPase 1, endoplasmic reticulum-type, whose product MGKGGEDYGKRENIGVESQDKDYYPAWSKDIKECEEHYQVNHEFGLSAAEVDKRRQIYGYNELEKHEGASIFKLILEQFNDTLVRILLAAAVISFVLAWYDGEEGGEMEITAFVEPLVIFLILIVNAIVGIWQESNAEKALEALKEIQSEHATVIRDGKKISNLPAKELVPGDIVELRVGDKVPADMRLLSLISSTVRVEQGSLTGESEAVSKTVKTVAENTDIQGKKCMVFGGTTVVNGNCICLVTQTGMNTEIGKVHSQIHEASQNEEDTPLKKKLNEFGELLTVIIGVICALVWLINVKYFLSWEYVDGWPKNFKFSFEKCTYYFEIAVALAVAAIPEGLPAVITTCLALGTRKMAQKNALVRKLPSVETLGCTTVICSDKTGTLTTNQMAVSKLVAMGSRIGTLRSFNVEGTTYDPFDGKIEDWPVGQMDSNLQTIAKISAVCNDAGVEQSGQHYVASGMPTEAALKVLVEKMGFPGGLNESSSGHGGVLRCCQLWNKMDQRIATLEFDRDRKSMGVITNSSTGKKSLLVKGAVENILERSSYVQLLDGSVVELDQYSRELILQSLHDMSTSALRCLGFAYKVDLPTFETYNGDEDHPAHELLLNPSNYSSIESELIFVGLVGLRDPPRKEVRQAIEDCKAAGIRVMVITGDNKNTAEAICREIGVFGPYDDISSRSLTGKEFMDHPDQRNHLRQDGGLLFSRAEPRHKQEIVRLLKEDGEVVAMTGDGVNDAPALKLADIGIAMGIAGTEVAKEASDMVLADDNFSTIVAAVGEGRSIYNNMKAFIRYMISSNIGEVASIFLTAALGIPEGMIPVQLLWVNLVTDGPPATALGFNPPDTDIMKKPPRKSDDSLITPWILFRYLVIGSYVGLATVGVFVIWYTHHTFMFIDLSGDGHSLVTYSQLANWDQCSSWEGFSVSPFKAGSQVFNFDDNPCEYFRSGKIKASTLSLSVLVAIEMFNSLNALSEDGSLLTMPPWVNPFLLLAMLVSFGLHFLILYVPFLAQVFGIVPLSLNEWLLVVAVAFPVILIDEVLKLVGRCTSGMRYSKSSRRWKQKAE is encoded by the exons ATGGGGAAAGGAGGAGAGGACTATGGTAAGAGGGAAAACATTGGTGTGGAATCGCAGGATAAAGACTATTATCCTGCTTGGTCCAAAGACATTAAAGAGTGCGAAGAGCACTACCAAGTAAACCATGAGTTTGGACTGTCGGCTGCAGAAGTTGATAAGAGGCGACAGATCTATGGATATAATGAATTAGAGAAGCACGAAGGTGCATCCATTTTTAAACTGATACTGGAGCAATTTAATGACACATTAGTAAGGATTTTACTGGCTGCTGCCGTAATATCTTTTGTGTTGGCTTGGTATGATGGTGAGGAAGGAGGCGAAATGGAGATCACAGCTTTTGTGGAACCACTGGTTATTTTCTTGATCTTGATTGTGAATGCAATTGTGGGCATTTGGCAGGAGAGTAATGCCGAGAAGGCATTGGAAGCACTGAAAGAAATCCAGTCTGAGCATGCCACAGTGATAAGAGATGGCAAGAAGATTTCAAATTTGCCTGCAAAAGAACTAGTTCCAGGAGATATTGTGGAGTTGAGAGTGGGCGATAAGGTGCCTGCAGATATGCGACTTTTGAGTTTGATTAGCTCCACAGTTCGGGTTGAGCAAGGTTCTTTGACGGGAGAGAGTGAAGCAGTGAGCAAGACTGTTAAAACTGTTGCTGAAAACACAGATATACAAGGGAAAAAATGCATGGTGTTTGGGGGAACAACAGTGGTGAATGGAAATTGTATATGCTTGGTTACACAAACCGGAATGAATACAGAAATTGGAAAGGTGCACTCACAGATCCATGAAGCCTCACAGAATGAGGAGGATACCCCATTGAAGAAGAAATTGAATGAGTTCGGTGAGCTTCTAACAGTGATAATTGGAGTCATTTGTGCATTGGTTTGGCTGATTAATGTGAAGTACTTCCTTAGTTGGGAATATGTTGATGGTTGGCCTAAGAATTTTAAGTTCTCATTTGAGAAGTGCACATATTACTTTGAGATTGCTGTGGCATTGGCAGTGGCTGCTATACCAGAAGGGTTACCTGCAGTCATTACTACATGTTTGGCTCTTGGAACTAGAAAGATGGCTCAAAAGAATGCACTTGTTAGAAAGTTGCCCAGTGTTGAGACTCTAGGTTGTACAACAGTGATCTGTTCTGATAAAACAGGTACTTTAACAACCAATCAGATGGCTGTCTCGAAGCTAGTGGCTATGGGTTCTAGGATTGGTACTCTTCGATCTTTCAATGTGGAAGGGACTACGTATGACCCCTTCGATGGGAAAATAGAGGACTGGCCAGTGGGTCAAATGGACTCTAATCTTCAGACTATTGCAAAGATTTCTGCAGTCTGCAATGATGCTGGTGTGGAGCAATCTGGTCAACATTATGTTGCCAGTGGAATGCCTACTGAGGCTGCATTAAAG GTCCTTGTTGAGAAAATGGGATTTCCGGGTGGACTTAATGAATCATCTTCAGGTCATGGGGGCGTTCTAC GTTGCTGTCAACTCTGGAACAAAATGGATCAACGCATTGCAACTCTTGAGTTTGACCGAGATCGGAAATCCATGGGAGTTATTACTAATTCCAGCACAGGCAAAAAATCACTTCTAGTGAAG GGTGCTGTGGAGAACATATTGGAGAGAAGCTCATATGTTCAGTTGCTTGATGGCTCAGTTGTGGAATTGGATCAGTATTCAAGAGAGCTTATTTTGCAAAGCCTTCATGACATGTCAACAAGTGCTTTACGTTGTCTAGGTTTTGCTTACAAAGTAGACCTGCCAACATTTGAAACATATAATGGTGATGAGGACCACCCAGCCCATGAGCTTTTACTTAATCCATCTAATTATTCCTCTATTGAGAGTGAACTCATTTTTGTTGGTTTAGTTGGACTCAGG GATCCTCCTCGGAAAGAGGTTCGCCAGGCAATTGAGGACTGCAAAGCTGCTGGAATCCGTGTTATGGTCATTACAGGTGACAACAAAAATACAGCAGAAGCTATTTGTCGAGAAATTGGTGTATTTGGACCTTATGATGATATTAGTTCAAGAAGCTTGACTGGGAAAGAATTCATGGATCATCCTGATCAAAGAAATCATCTAAGGCAAGATGGAGGGCTGTTGTTCTCTAGGGCTGAACCAAGGCATAAACAAGAGATAGTGAGGTTGCTTAAAGAGGATGGTGAAGTTGTTGCTATGACAGGAGATGGAGTGAATGATGCACCTGCCTTGAAGTTGGCTGATATTGGTATAGCAATGGGCATTGCTGGGACAGAG GTTGCCAAAGAAGCCTCTGACATGGTGTTAGCAGATGATAATTTTAGCACTATAGTTGCTGCAGTTGGTGAAGGCAGGTCCATCTACAACAACATGAAGGCTTTCATCAG GTACATGATCTCCTCAAATATTGGTGAGGTCGCCTCTATATTTTTGACTGCTGCTTTGGGTATTCCAGAAGGGATGATTCCCGTGCAGCTTCTCTGGGTTAATCTTGTGACTGATGGACCGCCAGCAACAGCTTTAGGATTCAATCCCCCAGACACAGATATAATGAAGAAGCCTCCCAGAAAGAGTGATGACTCATTGATAACACCGTGGATTTTATTTCGTTATCTG GTAATTGGATCTTATGTTGGCTTGGCAACAGTCGGTGTATTCGTGATATGGTACACGCACCACACATTCATGTTCATTGACCTGAGTGGCGATGGTCATAGCCTTGTGACCTACTCCCAGCTTGCCAACTGGGATCAGTGTAGCAGCTGGGAAGGTTTTTCAGTATCACCCTTCAAAGCAGGGTCACAAGTGTTTAACTTTGATGACAATCCATGCGAATACTTCCGAAGTGGGAAAATCAAGGCTTCAACTCTGTCCCTCTCAGTATTGGTTGCCATTGAGATGTTCAATTCCCTGAATGCTCTCTCTGAGGATGGTAGCCTCTTGACAATGCCTCCATGGGTGAATCCGTTTCTCCTTCTGGCAATGCTGGTCTCATTTGGATTGCACTTTTTGATCCTGTACGTACCATTCCTGGCTCAAGTATTCGGAATAGTTCCACTGAGCCTGAACGAGTGGCTTCTGGTGGTGGCTGTTGCATTCCCTGTTATTCTAATAGATGAGGTTCTGAAGTTAGTGGGAAGGTGTACAAGTGGGATGCGGTATTCCAAATCAAGCAGGCGTTGGAAGCAGAAGGCAGAGTGA